Proteins encoded by one window of Clostridium perfringens:
- a CDS encoding Crp/Fnr family transcriptional regulator, producing MKKCDCKGYKSCLCNKELTIFKDLTEEEFNKLATGMTCFHFNKGEYICYEGEKLSKLFLISKGSVKTSKLTKGGKEQIMHIFSVGDYFGETSLFNNEGGILFNAIALNDVIVCAVDKDKVDSVLEENPRIAIVVLKSLTNRLKDTEEFAHKLVTNDVRVRIAYMLKEFKRKYGKIENGEIFIDLPINREDMANYCGITRETMSRKLSIFEHEGLIEIRGNKSLIIKDIEKLNKIIS from the coding sequence ATGAAAAAATGTGATTGCAAGGGCTATAAAAGTTGTTTATGCAACAAGGAGCTTACTATATTTAAGGATTTAACAGAGGAAGAATTTAATAAATTAGCTACTGGAATGACATGTTTTCATTTTAATAAAGGGGAATATATATGTTATGAAGGTGAAAAGCTTTCGAAGCTATTTCTAATAAGTAAGGGAAGTGTAAAGACATCAAAGTTGACAAAAGGAGGAAAAGAGCAAATAATGCACATATTCTCTGTAGGGGACTATTTTGGAGAGACAAGCCTCTTTAATAATGAGGGAGGAATTTTATTTAATGCTATTGCTTTAAATGATGTTATAGTTTGTGCCGTAGATAAGGATAAAGTTGATAGTGTCTTAGAAGAAAATCCAAGAATAGCTATAGTTGTTTTGAAATCCTTAACTAATCGTTTAAAGGACACTGAAGAATTTGCTCATAAATTAGTAACTAATGATGTTAGAGTTAGAATAGCATATATGTTAAAAGAGTTTAAGAGAAAATATGGCAAAATAGAAAATGGGGAAATATTTATTGATTTACCAATTAATAGAGAAGATATGGCTAATTATTGTGGTATAACTAGAGAAACAATGAGTAGAAAACTCTCTATATTTGAGCACGAAGGATTAATAGAAATTAGAGGAAATAAATCTCTAATAATAAAAGACATAGAAAAATTAAATAAAATAATTTCATAG
- the sdaAB gene encoding L-serine ammonia-lyase, iron-sulfur-dependent subunit beta — protein sequence MNNLCVFDILGPVMVGPSSSHTAGAARLGKVARAVAGEKIVDVKFLLHGSFAKTYKGHGTDKALLAGILGMKPDDERLRSSLSIAKEEGLNFEFIERDLGDYHPNTVKFVMECESGKVCEVLGSSVGGGSIEIVEVNGNEANFSGAYPTLITCHDDKFGTVNKVTKLLLEHEINIAFMNVSRTQKGMDATMTLEIDNKIDESVIKRMEEIDGIKKVILINLEEEEK from the coding sequence ATGAATAATCTTTGTGTTTTTGATATATTAGGTCCAGTAATGGTTGGACCATCATCATCTCATACAGCGGGAGCAGCTAGACTAGGAAAGGTAGCTAGAGCAGTTGCTGGAGAAAAAATTGTAGATGTTAAATTTTTGCTTCATGGATCTTTTGCTAAAACATATAAAGGTCATGGAACTGATAAGGCTTTACTTGCAGGTATATTAGGAATGAAGCCAGATGATGAAAGGCTTAGAAGTTCATTATCTATTGCTAAAGAGGAAGGATTAAACTTTGAATTTATAGAAAGAGATTTAGGAGATTACCATCCAAATACAGTTAAATTTGTTATGGAGTGTGAATCTGGAAAAGTTTGCGAGGTATTAGGTTCATCAGTAGGTGGAGGAAGCATAGAAATAGTTGAAGTAAATGGAAATGAAGCTAATTTTAGTGGAGCATATCCAACACTTATTACATGTCATGATGATAAATTTGGTACTGTAAATAAAGTAACAAAACTTCTTCTTGAACATGAAATTAATATTGCTTTTATGAACGTTTCAAGAACTCAAAAGGGAATGGACGCTACCATGACTTTAGAAATAGATAATAAGATTGATGAATCTGTTATAAAGAGAATGGAAGAAATAGATGGAATAAAAAAAGTTATACTTATAAACTTAGAAGAAGAGGAGAAATAA
- a CDS encoding radical SAM protein: MENKELLEECTLCTRNCKVNRFKSLGVCKASEKVKVARAELHPWEEPPISFKNGSGTVFFSHCNLKCVFCQNHEISQDFKGLEISIERLAEIFLELQEKGAENINLVTPTHYAIQIIEALKIAKEKGLSIPILYNTNGYDSLKTIKLLDGYIDVYLPDFKYFKDDYALKYSKIKNYKDNLIPVLDEMFRQVGSPKFSEEGKLLKGMIIRHLMLPGLLFDSKKVIDTIFSKFGDDVYISIMNQYTPMNKSCDYPEINKPLNPKHYESLIDYAASLGVKNAFIQESGTNSKAYVPSFKYEGVMKK; encoded by the coding sequence ATGGAAAATAAAGAACTATTAGAAGAATGTACTCTTTGCACTAGAAACTGCAAAGTTAATAGATTTAAATCTCTTGGGGTATGTAAGGCTAGTGAAAAAGTTAAGGTAGCTAGAGCAGAACTTCATCCTTGGGAAGAACCTCCTATTTCCTTTAAGAATGGATCTGGAACAGTATTTTTTTCTCATTGTAATTTAAAATGTGTTTTTTGCCAAAACCATGAAATAAGTCAAGATTTTAAAGGACTTGAAATATCAATTGAAAGGTTAGCAGAAATCTTTTTAGAGCTTCAAGAAAAGGGAGCTGAAAATATAAACTTAGTTACTCCAACACATTATGCAATTCAAATAATAGAGGCTTTAAAAATAGCAAAAGAAAAAGGATTAAGTATTCCTATTCTCTATAATACTAATGGATATGATAGTTTAAAAACAATAAAATTATTAGATGGTTACATAGATGTGTATCTTCCTGATTTTAAATATTTTAAGGATGATTATGCACTTAAATATTCAAAGATAAAAAATTATAAGGACAATTTAATTCCAGTATTAGATGAAATGTTTAGACAAGTAGGTTCTCCAAAATTTTCAGAGGAAGGTAAACTTTTAAAGGGCATGATAATTAGACATTTAATGCTTCCAGGTCTTTTATTTGATTCAAAGAAAGTTATAGACACTATATTTTCTAAATTTGGAGATGATGTTTACATAAGCATTATGAATCAATATACTCCTATGAATAAGTCTTGTGATTATCCTGAAATAAATAAGCCTTTAAACCCTAAACATTATGAATCTCTTATAGATTATGCAGCATCTTTAGGAGTTAAAAATGCATTTATACAAGAAAGTGGAACTAACTCAAAAGCCTATGTTCCCTCATTTAAATATGAAGGAGTTATGAAAAAATAA
- the sdaAA gene encoding L-serine ammonia-lyase, iron-sulfur-dependent, subunit alpha, translated as MRVAKTGEELLAICKEEGIKLSEYALRCEMQSKNLSKEEVLEKLSKTLEVMKKSSSKGREEEVYSLSGLIGGDAFKLQKYLESGKSFTGNGAILAMAMAISSSEVNASMGKIIACPTAGSCGILPAVMLTAKERLNLQDEDLLYGLLAASAIGLIIGKNATFSGAEGGCQAECGSASAMAAGALVELMGGTPEMSLNAAAIVIKNILGLVCDPVAGLVEIPCAKRNASGAVNAICAADLVMAGIESKIPFDDTVSAMAQVGKALPETLRETALGGVAITKTGLMLKKKVFGK; from the coding sequence ATGAGAGTTGCAAAAACTGGAGAAGAACTTTTAGCTATATGTAAAGAAGAAGGGATTAAGCTTAGTGAATATGCTTTAAGATGTGAAATGCAAAGTAAAAATCTGTCTAAAGAAGAAGTTTTAGAGAAACTTTCAAAAACTTTAGAGGTTATGAAAAAATCATCATCAAAAGGAAGAGAAGAAGAAGTATATTCACTTAGTGGATTAATAGGAGGAGATGCTTTTAAACTTCAAAAGTATTTAGAATCTGGAAAATCTTTCACAGGTAATGGAGCTATATTAGCTATGGCTATGGCTATTTCTTCATCTGAAGTAAATGCTTCTATGGGAAAAATAATTGCTTGTCCAACAGCAGGTTCTTGTGGAATTCTTCCTGCGGTAATGTTAACAGCTAAGGAAAGATTAAATCTTCAAGATGAAGATTTATTATATGGACTTTTAGCAGCATCAGCTATTGGACTTATAATTGGGAAAAATGCTACATTTTCAGGAGCAGAAGGTGGATGTCAAGCAGAATGTGGCTCAGCATCTGCCATGGCAGCTGGTGCCCTTGTAGAACTTATGGGAGGGACACCAGAAATGTCATTAAATGCCGCTGCAATAGTAATAAAGAATATATTAGGTCTTGTTTGTGATCCTGTTGCAGGTCTTGTTGAAATTCCTTGTGCTAAAAGAAATGCTTCAGGTGCCGTAAATGCTATATGTGCAGCAGATCTTGTAATGGCTGGAATAGAATCAAAAATACCTTTTGATGATACAGTAAGTGCTATGGCTCAAGTTGGAAAGGCTCTTCCAGAGACCTTAAGAGAAACAGCACTTGGAGGAGTAGCTATTACAAAAACAGGGCTTATGTTGAAGAAAAAAGTATTTGGTAAGTAA
- a CDS encoding PTS sugar transporter subunit IIC — protein MQILFGTLLLLLVLGGFTLFSYKAPHGMKAMGGLANAACASFLVEAFHLAFFGDVFQIPFLAQVGASNGSLGGVAAAILVPLALGVSPVYAVLTGLACSGFGILPGFIAGYLGSFVIKFLEKKIPAGLDLIVIIVLGAPLVRGIAAISNPLVETTLQNIGGVITATSTASPIMMGIILGGIVTVVATAPLSSMALTAMLGLTGLPMAIGALAVFGSSFMNFVFFGKMKFGSKKDTIAVAIEPLTQADIISANPIPVYVTNFIGGALSGIVVALMGLTNNTPGTATPIAGFAVMFAYNPAIKVLITAAIIIVLNVIAGMIGYLIFRNYKIMKADEIRNNKDSENNLNVEDEEVLVV, from the coding sequence ATGCAAATCTTATTTGGAACATTATTATTATTATTAGTATTAGGAGGCTTTACATTATTTAGTTATAAGGCACCACATGGAATGAAGGCTATGGGTGGATTAGCAAATGCTGCCTGTGCAAGTTTTTTAGTTGAAGCCTTTCATTTAGCATTTTTTGGAGATGTATTTCAAATACCTTTTTTAGCACAAGTAGGTGCATCTAATGGAAGTCTTGGAGGAGTTGCAGCTGCAATTTTAGTACCTTTAGCACTTGGAGTTTCTCCTGTATATGCAGTATTAACAGGTCTTGCATGTTCAGGATTTGGAATATTACCAGGATTTATAGCAGGTTATCTTGGTTCATTTGTTATAAAGTTTTTAGAGAAAAAAATACCAGCTGGTCTTGATTTAATAGTTATTATTGTTCTTGGAGCTCCACTTGTAAGGGGAATAGCAGCAATCTCAAATCCACTTGTAGAAACAACTCTACAAAATATTGGAGGAGTTATAACAGCTACATCAACAGCTAGTCCTATAATGATGGGAATTATACTTGGAGGAATAGTAACAGTGGTTGCAACTGCACCTTTAAGCTCAATGGCTTTAACAGCTATGTTAGGATTAACTGGACTTCCAATGGCAATTGGAGCATTAGCAGTATTTGGTTCATCATTTATGAATTTTGTATTCTTTGGAAAAATGAAATTTGGAAGCAAAAAAGATACTATTGCAGTTGCTATAGAGCCTCTTACACAAGCAGACATAATTTCTGCAAATCCAATACCAGTGTATGTAACTAATTTTATAGGGGGAGCTCTATCAGGAATAGTTGTTGCATTAATGGGTCTTACAAATAATACACCAGGAACTGCTACGCCAATAGCTGGTTTTGCTGTAATGTTTGCATATAACCCAGCTATTAAAGTTTTAATTACTGCGGCAATAATAATAGTTCTTAATGTTATTGCTGGTATGATAGGATACTTAATATTTAGAAATTATAAAATAATGAAAGCAGATGAAATTAGAAATAATAAAGATTCTGAAAATAATTTAAATGTTGAAGATGAAGAAGTTTTAGTAGTTTAA
- a CDS encoding M42 family metallopeptidase translates to MVSINKDFILDVAKEILSFHSPSGFCFEIMEKVETIVGELGYNIELTNKGCGVITIPGESDEKVIGLAAHVDTLGAMVRSITPNGTLKFDLVGGPIVATLDSEYCIIRTREGKEYTGTFLSTSPSIHVFDDASSKPRDPKNMEIRIDERVLNKEDVKALGINNGDFIFIDPKTTITESGFIKSRFIDDKGSVSALIGLLELLKRENIKPKYKTKIFISVYEEVGHGASYLPEDITEFIAVDMGCIGDDLSCTEYDVSICAKDSGGPYDYKITSDLIELAKNNNLSYAVDIYPRYGSDVGAALRGGNNIKGGLIGPGVHASHGMERTHHDALENTIKLIYLYLTR, encoded by the coding sequence ATGGTAAGTATAAACAAAGATTTTATTTTAGATGTAGCAAAAGAAATTTTAAGTTTCCATAGTCCAAGTGGATTTTGTTTTGAGATTATGGAAAAGGTAGAAACAATAGTTGGTGAGCTAGGATATAATATAGAATTGACTAATAAGGGATGTGGAGTAATAACCATTCCTGGAGAAAGTGATGAAAAGGTTATTGGATTAGCTGCTCATGTAGATACCTTAGGGGCTATGGTTAGATCTATAACACCAAATGGAACTTTAAAGTTTGATTTAGTAGGAGGTCCAATAGTAGCAACTTTAGATTCAGAATACTGCATAATAAGAACAAGGGAAGGTAAAGAGTATACTGGAACTTTCTTAAGCACAAGCCCATCAATACATGTATTTGATGATGCATCAAGCAAGCCTAGAGATCCTAAGAATATGGAAATCAGAATTGATGAAAGAGTTTTAAATAAAGAGGATGTAAAGGCCTTAGGAATAAACAATGGAGATTTTATTTTTATAGATCCAAAAACAACAATAACTGAAAGTGGATTTATAAAATCAAGATTTATAGATGATAAGGGAAGTGTATCAGCTTTAATAGGATTATTAGAGCTATTAAAAAGAGAAAATATAAAGCCTAAATATAAAACAAAAATCTTTATATCTGTATATGAAGAGGTAGGACATGGAGCATCATATTTACCAGAGGATATAACTGAATTTATAGCAGTAGATATGGGATGCATTGGTGATGACTTAAGTTGCACAGAGTATGATGTTTCTATTTGTGCAAAGGATTCAGGTGGACCTTATGACTATAAAATTACATCAGATCTTATAGAATTAGCTAAAAATAATAATTTAAGCTATGCAGTAGATATATACCCTAGATACGGCTCAGATGTTGGAGCTGCCTTACGAGGTGGAAATAATATAAAAGGTGGCCTTATAGGCCCTGGAGTTCACGCTTCACATGGTATGGAGAGAACTCACCATGATGCTTTAGAAAACACCATAAAACTAATATATTTATATTTAACAAGGTAA
- the gltX gene encoding glutamate--tRNA ligase, with the protein MSYENLANLIFPNIDKTPEYYFEKYPKRDLKEGAKVLRYAPSPTGFQHIGGVFASLINERLAHQSGGIFYLRIEDTDQKREVEGAIDDTIKTMHNFGMDFDEGITGENSEKGAYAPYKQSQRADIYRAFVKDLLRKGLAYPCFMTSEELEALREKQIAEKLTPGCYGEFAKYRDLSPEEAIKRIEAGESYVIRMKSPGNPEKRVVAHDMIKGEVSFPENLQDVVIIKGDGLPTYHFAHAIDDTLMRTTHVIRGEEWLSSLPIHLQMFEVLGVEAPKYAHIPTIMKMDGSSKRKLSKRKDPESAVSYYSEKGYPSQSVIEYLLNIINSAFEEWRAENPDADYHDYKVELDKMSKSGALFDLVKLNDVSKDVICKMKPEVVYDLYTNWAKEYDKEMYDLVTSKEAMMKEVFNIDKEGPKPRKDFAKWDEVREKIFYFFDELFDKETANDVELPKTLELEEAKRIIEAYEKAYNFNTDKDTWFSDLKEVAVELGYATDRKKYKKNPEEYKGMVSDVAGAVRAALTHRANTPDLYTIMQIMGEEAVRERFKKFLAL; encoded by the coding sequence ATGAGTTATGAAAATTTAGCTAATTTAATATTCCCAAACATAGACAAAACACCGGAATATTATTTTGAAAAATATCCAAAGAGAGATTTAAAAGAAGGGGCTAAAGTATTAAGATATGCACCAAGTCCAACTGGATTTCAACATATAGGAGGAGTTTTTGCTTCATTAATAAATGAAAGATTAGCTCACCAAAGTGGTGGAATATTCTACTTAAGAATAGAAGATACTGATCAAAAGAGAGAAGTTGAAGGTGCTATAGATGATACTATAAAAACTATGCATAACTTCGGAATGGATTTTGATGAAGGAATAACTGGTGAAAACTCAGAAAAGGGAGCTTATGCACCATATAAACAAAGTCAAAGAGCTGATATATACAGAGCTTTTGTTAAAGATCTTTTAAGAAAAGGATTAGCTTATCCATGTTTTATGACTTCTGAAGAATTAGAAGCTTTAAGAGAAAAACAAATTGCAGAAAAATTAACTCCAGGATGTTATGGAGAGTTTGCTAAATATAGAGATTTATCACCAGAAGAGGCTATAAAGAGAATTGAAGCTGGTGAAAGCTATGTTATAAGAATGAAGTCACCTGGAAATCCTGAAAAGAGAGTTGTTGCTCATGATATGATAAAAGGAGAGGTTTCATTCCCAGAAAATCTTCAAGATGTAGTAATAATAAAAGGTGATGGCCTTCCAACTTATCACTTTGCTCATGCAATAGATGATACATTAATGAGAACTACTCATGTTATAAGAGGAGAAGAATGGTTATCATCACTTCCAATACATCTTCAAATGTTTGAAGTTTTAGGAGTAGAAGCACCTAAATATGCTCATATTCCAACAATAATGAAAATGGATGGAAGTTCAAAAAGAAAATTATCAAAGAGAAAAGATCCAGAAAGTGCAGTAAGTTATTACAGTGAAAAAGGATATCCATCTCAATCAGTTATTGAATATCTTTTAAATATAATAAACTCAGCTTTCGAAGAGTGGAGAGCAGAAAATCCAGATGCAGATTATCATGATTACAAAGTTGAACTAGATAAAATGAGTAAGAGTGGAGCTTTATTTGATTTAGTTAAATTAAATGATGTAAGTAAAGATGTTATCTGTAAAATGAAACCAGAAGTTGTTTATGATTTATATACAAACTGGGCTAAAGAGTATGATAAAGAAATGTATGATTTAGTTACTTCTAAAGAAGCTATGATGAAAGAAGTATTCAATATAGATAAAGAAGGTCCAAAGCCAAGAAAAGACTTTGCTAAATGGGATGAAGTTAGAGAAAAAATATTCTACTTCTTTGATGAGTTATTTGATAAGGAAACAGCTAATGATGTTGAATTACCAAAAACTTTAGAATTAGAAGAAGCTAAGAGAATAATAGAAGCTTATGAAAAAGCATATAACTTTAATACAGATAAGGATACTTGGTTCTCAGATTTAAAAGAAGTTGCTGTAGAATTAGGATATGCTACTGATAGAAAGAAATATAAAAAGAACCCAGAAGAATACAAAGGAATGGTTTCTGATGTTGCAGGAGCTGTAAGAGCAGCTTTAACTCACAGAGCTAATACTCCAGATCTTTATACAATAATGCAAATTATGGGAGAAGAAGCTGTAAGAGAAAGATTTAAAAAATTCTTAGCTCTATAA
- a CDS encoding NAD(P)H-dependent flavin oxidoreductase: MNIKPLTIGNLTARLPIIQGGMGIGVSLSNLASAVTKAGGIGIISGAQPGYLEEDFKNNPLEANLRALKKHIRIAKEKSQNGIIGVNLMVAMNNYAEHVKAAIDSGVDLIISGAGLPSHLPKFTKGSNVKIAPIVSSLKAAKVILKLWDRHHKVSPDMIVIEGPKAGGHLGFTKESLEDESKKFDSTILDIIKETSIYEDKYEKKIPIIVAGGVFDGKDIAKYLKLGASGVQMATRFVATYECDANIKFKEAYINCNKESISIVKSPVGMPGRAIRNSFVQFTETEKSKVSHCYNCLIPCNPADTPYCISQALINAVKGDIDNGLIFCGENASKIDKIVSVETLMNELEKDLLEA; encoded by the coding sequence ATGAATATAAAACCACTTACAATTGGAAATTTAACAGCTAGATTACCTATTATACAAGGAGGAATGGGAATTGGAGTGTCCCTTTCAAATTTAGCTAGTGCTGTAACAAAAGCTGGAGGAATAGGAATTATATCCGGTGCTCAACCTGGATACTTAGAAGAAGACTTTAAGAATAATCCTTTAGAAGCTAATTTAAGAGCTTTAAAAAAACATATAAGAATAGCTAAAGAAAAATCACAAAATGGAATTATAGGCGTTAATTTAATGGTAGCTATGAATAACTACGCAGAGCATGTAAAGGCTGCTATAGACTCTGGAGTTGACTTAATAATTTCAGGAGCTGGCCTTCCCTCTCATCTTCCTAAATTTACGAAAGGTAGCAATGTAAAAATAGCTCCTATAGTTTCTTCCCTTAAAGCTGCCAAAGTAATTTTAAAACTTTGGGATAGGCATCATAAAGTATCTCCAGATATGATTGTAATTGAAGGACCAAAAGCTGGAGGACATTTAGGATTTACTAAAGAATCACTTGAAGATGAAAGTAAAAAGTTTGATTCAACAATACTAGATATAATAAAAGAAACTTCTATTTATGAAGATAAATATGAAAAGAAAATTCCAATAATAGTTGCAGGTGGAGTTTTTGATGGAAAGGATATTGCAAAATATTTAAAACTAGGTGCAAGTGGAGTTCAAATGGCAACTCGTTTTGTGGCAACTTATGAATGTGATGCAAATATAAAGTTTAAAGAAGCATATATAAATTGTAATAAAGAAAGTATATCCATAGTAAAAAGTCCTGTTGGAATGCCAGGAAGAGCTATTAGGAACTCCTTTGTTCAATTTACAGAAACAGAAAAATCTAAGGTTTCTCATTGTTATAATTGCCTAATCCCTTGTAATCCTGCTGATACTCCTTATTGCATAAGTCAAGCACTTATAAATGCCGTAAAAGGCGATATAGATAATGGACTTATTTTTTGTGGTGAAAATGCCTCAAAAATAGATAAAATAGTATCTGTAGAGACACTTATGAATGAATTAGAAAAAGATTTATTAGAAGCATAA
- a CDS encoding tRNA 2-thiocytidine(32) synthetase TtcA, protein MQKLLSKTRQAIKEYNLIEDGDKIAVGLSGGKDSLTLLHILKNYQRFSPEKFELIAITLNPGGVDNSPLHELCKNIDVPFYEIQTDIKEIVFDIKKEKNPCSLCANLRRGALNDNAEKLGCNKVALGHHKDDALETLMLSISYEGRINCFSPKSFMHKNNLTLIRPMVFIEESQIRKAATEYNFPVIKNPCPADGKTKREDMKNLIRSLDKTMPGFKKNLFKSLTNTDQMFVWDKEIVKKM, encoded by the coding sequence ATGCAAAAATTATTAAGTAAAACTAGACAAGCTATAAAAGAATATAACCTTATTGAAGATGGTGATAAAATAGCCGTAGGACTTTCTGGTGGAAAGGATAGTCTAACACTTTTACATATATTAAAAAACTATCAAAGATTTTCTCCTGAAAAATTTGAATTAATAGCTATAACTTTAAATCCTGGAGGAGTTGATAACAGTCCATTACATGAGCTTTGTAAAAATATAGATGTTCCTTTTTATGAAATTCAAACAGATATAAAGGAAATAGTTTTTGATATAAAGAAAGAAAAAAATCCATGCTCCTTATGTGCAAATCTCAGAAGGGGTGCATTAAATGATAATGCTGAAAAGCTTGGTTGCAACAAAGTTGCCTTAGGACACCATAAAGATGATGCCTTAGAAACCCTTATGCTCTCCATAAGCTATGAAGGAAGAATAAACTGCTTCTCTCCTAAAAGCTTTATGCATAAAAATAATTTAACTCTTATAAGACCTATGGTGTTTATTGAGGAAAGTCAAATAAGAAAGGCAGCAACAGAATATAATTTCCCAGTAATAAAAAATCCTTGTCCTGCAGATGGTAAAACTAAAAGAGAAGATATGAAAAATCTTATTAGAAGTTTAGATAAAACTATGCCTGGTTTTAAGAAAAATTTATTTAAATCTTTAACTAATACTGATCAAATGTTTGTATGGGATAAAGAAATTGTAAAGAAAATGTAA
- the truA gene encoding tRNA pseudouridine(38-40) synthase TruA: protein MRNIKITLDYDGSKYKGWQKQNQKGSNVSTVQDKLEKVLTKMTSEEIQLIGCGRTDSGVHAKNYVANFKTNSLMTLEQIIEYINEYLPEDIRVTEIREASERFHARFNVKSKTYEYTIDNNKFKDVFLRKYAWHVEEKLDLEAMEEGAKYLLGTHDFKSFTSLKSKNKSTLRTINSIEFHENNNILSIKINGNGFLLNMVRIIVGTLVDVGLGKIEPKYINDILEAKERAKASEKAPAHGLCLLELNY, encoded by the coding sequence ATGAGAAATATAAAAATTACTTTAGATTATGATGGGAGTAAGTACAAGGGATGGCAAAAGCAAAACCAAAAGGGAAGTAATGTTTCCACAGTTCAAGATAAATTAGAAAAAGTACTAACTAAAATGACTAGTGAAGAGATTCAACTAATTGGTTGTGGAAGAACTGATAGTGGTGTACATGCAAAAAATTATGTAGCAAATTTTAAGACAAATTCTCTTATGACTCTAGAACAAATTATTGAATACATAAATGAATATTTACCTGAAGATATAAGGGTAACGGAAATAAGAGAAGCAAGTGAAAGATTTCATGCTAGATTTAATGTTAAGTCTAAAACTTATGAATATACAATTGATAACAATAAGTTCAAAGATGTATTTTTAAGAAAATATGCATGGCATGTTGAAGAAAAGTTAGACCTAGAAGCTATGGAAGAAGGAGCAAAATATTTATTAGGCACTCATGACTTTAAGAGTTTTACAAGTTTAAAATCAAAGAACAAATCAACTTTAAGAACTATAAATAGCATTGAATTTCATGAAAATAATAATATATTAAGTATAAAGATAAATGGAAATGGCTTCTTATTAAATATGGTTAGAATAATAGTAGGAACTTTAGTAGATGTAGGACTTGGAAAAATTGAACCCAAATATATAAATGATATACTTGAAGCGAAAGAAAGAGCAAAAGCTTCAGAGAAAGCACCAGCTCATGGACTTTGTCTTTTAGAATTAAATTATTAA
- a CDS encoding zinc-ribbon domain-containing protein, whose amino-acid sequence MADRTLKCKDCGADFIFTEGEQAFYKEKGFENDPVRCLDCRRARKAQRNNR is encoded by the coding sequence ATGGCAGATAGAACATTAAAATGTAAAGACTGTGGAGCAGATTTCATATTCACTGAGGGAGAGCAAGCTTTCTACAAAGAAAAAGGATTTGAAAATGATCCAGTAAGATGCTTAGATTGCAGAAGAGCAAGAAAAGCTCAAAGAAACAATAGATAA